The nucleotide window TGGCCTGCACGGCGGGCAGGTTCGAATAATCCAGCGCGGCGATGAAGTCCTGCATCAGCGGGTTCGGACTGTTGACGGAGGCATCGAGCGCGGCACCGAGCGAAGCCTGGTTTGCGGTGAGGCCGGGCAGGCCCGCGAAGTTGTGCTGCACGACGAGCTGCACATCCGTGCCGCCGCCCGCGAGCTGGGTGGTGGCGAAGAAGTTGCCCAGCACGGTGTTCGTGCTGGTGCCGCTCTCCGTGGCGGTGAAGGGCCCGGTTTCCGCCGCGGCGGGATTGGTGGTGTTCAACTCCAGGCTCAGCGTGGCGGCGGCGTTGAAGCCGCTGATCGCATTCGCGCTGTCCACCACCGTGTAGGTGCCATTGGTGATGGCGCGGTTGACGTTGGTCGGAGAGAGATGCAGGCCGTTGTTGCCCAGATTGTAGGTGTTCGCACCGGTCTGGACAACGAGGTCGCTGTTCACGCCATTGTTGATCGCCGTCTGCGGGATCACATCGACGCGGAGGTAGGACCCGGCGGCGTGGGTGACGTTGCCATTGACGGTCAGCGCACCGACCGCGTTGTTCGGATTCGAGTTCAACGCGATGGTGGTGCCACCGGCGCTGAAAGCACCGGCATTGACGTTGATGTTCGCCACCCAGGTGCCTCGGCCTCCAAACTCGGAAGCGCTCGCGTTGACCGTGGCGGTGGGACCGCTGTTCCCGGCAAGATCGCCGTTGATGATGAGGCCGCCATTGCCGACATTGATGGTGTCCACCGTGACCGAGCGGAACTCCGAATAGTCGCCGATGAAAGCCGTGCCCTCGGCGGCCTTGTTGATGATGGAGAATTCCTTCACGTCGCCATAGACGATGTTGTGGGTGGTGTCCTGGCTCCCATAGATACCGGTCAGCCCGGCGCCGAAATTCAGGATGTTGGCACCGGTGCCGCCGAGAATGGTGGCGCTGACGGTGGAACCGTCGGAGAGATTCACGATGTCGCTGCCGCCCTGCAGGTCCATGGCATTGCCACCCACTCCCCCGTAGATGGAACCGGAGTTGTTGATGACCTGCACGCCGTTGTCGCCAAGGATGCCGGTGGCTCCCGGCGCGCTGGCGATGATGTTGCCGCTGTTGTTGACCGAGGAATCCGCTCCGATCTGCACCACGGTGACTCCCCCGAAGATGGAGCCGGAGAGGTTGTTGGTGATGGTGGAATTCGCACCGGCTTTCACACCGCCCGCACCACCTTGGATGGTCCCGAGCCCGGAGAGGGAATTCACTCCGTTCGTGAGGGTCAGCGTACCATCCGTGGAGATGCCGATGGCGGCGGCGGCCGTCCCTTCGATGAGGCCGGTATTCCCCACCACCAAAGTACCGGATTCACCGCGGATGCCGTAGGCGAGGCCGGTGATGGTGGCACCGGTGTTGTTGGTGATGTTACCGCCCTTCTTGGCGAAGACCGCGCCATCCGCGCCACCGAAGCCCTGAAGGGTGCCGCCGGTGTTGTTCGTCAGCACCAGCATGTTGTTCGCGCGAATCGCGCTGGCGCCGCTGATGAAGTTGTTGTTGATGACGGTGATGCTGGGCGTGGCGGTACCGCCGATGTCGATGGTGTCGATGCCATGATTGGCCGCGCCATTGTCACTCTTCAGGATTCCGTTGTTGGTGATGGTGTAGGTGGCTCCAACGACATCGAAGACCTGGATCTCGATGACATCGGTCCCGGTGGGATTGAGGGTGACACCGGGATTGATGAGGATGTTGTGGGCACCTGGGGGGATGGCCGGCACAAAGCCAAAACCGGTGGCGATGTTGTTGGCTCCGCTGTCACCGGGATTGGCGGTGACATTTCCGAAGCCATCGGGGGCGATGGTCGCGCCAATCGCGGTGTGAACCACGGCGGGAACGATGATGAGGACGGGCAACACCGCATGGTACAAACGGCGGAACTTTGGTTTCATGGTTTTCTTACAAGGGGTGGGAAAACATGGGGCACAAGGGTCCAACAGGTGAAAACCCTTTTCCCAGTCAACCCTGATGCTCAGCAGTTTCCGCCACTACAATCAAGTCCGTGATGGCGGGCATATCGCAACGCCCTGTTAGCATTATGCAATGTCCGGCGGATGATTTCACAACTCAACCGAACAGGCTTTCCCTCTACCAGCGGGCGGATTCCCTTGGGGGAGCGAAAACCTTTCAATCATCCCTCCGGGGAGGTCGCGGAGCAGAAAGAACTCGCGGCGGCCCGCCTTTCCCGCGCACGCTCCGGGGAGATGAAGTTCCTTTTCCCGATCGTCCTCGGCTGCCTGGCCGTTTCCGTTTCCTGCAGCTCTCCCCCGCCCGATTTCGTTCCGCGCTTGTCCTCGCTGGACAAGGGAGAGTCCACCACCGCGGACTTCGCGGGATCGAAGGTGCCGGTACTACGCTCGGAGTACTTCGAGAAGGCCTGGGGCGCGCCGCAGATCCAGCGCCTGCCGGATGGCGGATGGCGGCTGCGCTACCGGAAGGGGGACACGCTCAATTTCGTCTCGGTGTGCAGCATGCCCCGGGGCGAACGCGCGCCGGTGGTGCCGCCGCGCTGGGAGGAACCGACCGGGGGGCCGCAGGAATCCGCCGCTCCCACCCATACCCAGCCATGGCGTTCGTCGTTCATCCTGAACCAGCCGGTGAGGTGGTATCAGGCGGACGGCGGCAGCGGCGCGGATTTCCCGAAATACAGGACCGTTGATTTCCAAGCCACCGCTCCGGACGGCCGCACGGGTTGGTATCGCATCGAGGTGGAAGCCACCCGCGATGTGGAGGTCGCGGACCAGATCAAGCGGGTGAACTGGTGAACCGTGGATGGACGCGGATAAGATGAAGAGGGATGGTTTCAGGGAAGAGCTTCCATTTGAATCCATTCCGGGTAGGTGCCCGTCATGAAGCCTCCACAACCGAACCTCGCCTTCTTCGCACCTGCTCCTTCCACCACGCTTTCATTGCCGCAAAGCCACGGGCGAGCGCGTGATCGCGAACTTCGCGGATCTTGAAGTGGGTGGAGATCTCCTCCTCACGTCCGCGGTAACGGGGTAGCAGGAGGAGGAACTTCGCGCCGTCCTGATTCTCCGAAGTGCGTACAAGGAGAGCCGGTGAAAGCAAGCCCTTGGCGAGGATGGCTTCACCATCCGGCAAAGGCACGGAACGCTCCGTCATCACGCCCCACGGACGATGATGAAACGCCAGCGTGCCATCTTCACTTACTGCCAACCGCCCGGCGGTGCGCACCGGCAGCCCGCCGAAGCGGCCGAGAGTGAAGGCATGCGGACGATCGTGCGTGGCACGCCTGCGCCCGAACCACGGCAGCAGCACATCGGTGGCATAGCGGGTGCCGAATGAAGAAAGACGCAAGGTGGCGGGAGCGAGCCACAGCGCCAGCAGGATGATGGCCACGCACAGGCCCGCCGCCAACCATGGCGCGATGAAATAGCTGAGGACGATGAGGCTCATCACCGCGGTGCGGCACAGCTTGAGAAAAGCATCCACCAGCGAGAACGGCGAGAGGATGATGAGCACGTTGATGGCATGTCCGGTGAGCCAGACCGCGAGAAAGGACACCACGGAGGCGATGGTCACCACCACCACGGTGGAGACGGCGACCACCGAGACGCCGGTGATGGAGGCGAGTGGCAGCAGCAAGGCCGTGGTCCCCTCCCCCGTGGCCTGGAAATGATCCGCCATCTCGCGGGCGACGAAGGGCACGAAGGCGGTGCTGGCGACGAGGGCGCTGGCCTTGTTTTCAAACAGCTCCACCATATCGAGCGGCTTCTTCAGCACGCCCGGCACCGCCGTGCCAAAGGTGTCTTTCGCGAAGCACAGCAACAGCACCGCGAAGCCGCAGCCCCATGCCGCCGGATGGCAGAACCACGGCAGCTTGTCGCGCAGGGCCGCATCGGTATGGAAATATCGCCACGCACCGACTCCGGAAACGCCGAGCAGAGGCGAGATCGCCACACCGGTGACCTCCGTGATTCCC belongs to Luteolibacter ambystomatis and includes:
- a CDS encoding autotransporter outer membrane beta-barrel domain-containing protein yields the protein MKPKFRRLYHAVLPVLIIVPAVVHTAIGATIAPDGFGNVTANPGDSGANNIATGFGFVPAIPPGAHNILINPGVTLNPTGTDVIEIQVFDVVGATYTITNNGILKSDNGAANHGIDTIDIGGTATPSITVINNNFISGASAIRANNMLVLTNNTGGTLQGFGGADGAVFAKKGGNITNNTGATITGLAYGIRGESGTLVVGNTGLIEGTAAAAIGISTDGTLTLTNGVNSLSGLGTIQGGAGGVKAGANSTITNNLSGSIFGGVTVVQIGADSSVNNSGNIIASAPGATGILGDNGVQVINNSGSIYGGVGGNAMDLQGGSDIVNLSDGSTVSATILGGTGANILNFGAGLTGIYGSQDTTHNIVYGDVKEFSIINKAAEGTAFIGDYSEFRSVTVDTINVGNGGLIINGDLAGNSGPTATVNASASEFGGRGTWVANINVNAGAFSAGGTTIALNSNPNNAVGALTVNGNVTHAAGSYLRVDVIPQTAINNGVNSDLVVQTGANTYNLGNNGLHLSPTNVNRAITNGTYTVVDSANAISGFNAAATLSLELNTTNPAAAETGPFTATESGTSTNTVLGNFFATTQLAGGGTDVQLVVQHNFAGLPGLTANQASLGAALDASVNSPNPLMQDFIAALDYSNLPAVQATLAAIDPSTYLALTSSIINSDYALHRQIGDRLSDLRDAGDGGGVYRTQVSAKGGMAPTPSVSSSGPFNVWGAVSYDWQDYSGRTALSDFDGTVASFTAGIDYRVSPDFVIGVLVNGSKSDLDYVGGSTDIDSLRGAIYATYGRSTGWYSDALIGYGSHSIDASRTLGGVVIGAGGSDVDATSFQALWTVGYTFDTGTFRHGPFLGLEYQNVDVDGFTVGGPFPVGVGDYSVDSLRGLIGYRIRGDCGTFRPYASIAYAHEFEDGGNSASAFLPNGAPFSVVGPDLNSAVLLTAGTGIRLSDDLILDVGYRGEISTESEGLDSHGGSIGLNYNF